One segment of Cardiocondyla obscurior isolate alpha-2009 linkage group LG15, Cobs3.1, whole genome shotgun sequence DNA contains the following:
- the Sec16 gene encoding uncharacterized protein Sec16 isoform X4, whose protein sequence is MNNPYRARPTKSRVDHSAAYGMHNQNMWMPMSRPQSDVPLNDTTQQSLTNQSKHVSDTWKDPWDWNLDQQSDSQHQQQPPSLPPPPQQQQQHAQPSSLPPPQQQQHYIPPYQNQGQLISGPVQNHYYKNVNGSMSDVLNQNSVSGRNTPRSETARQTGPMYTDSSVPYSNYNQNQQYALPPRQNAKSGYDHASWPNEHQSQNAAYTQQRLPPQQKDPSPPMHPAPVHSPPMAPHNNYNWNQDDTTNLSLQRNLQNHTDVGNQRQDQNIPQELQQSIVDNTSSQCAPSSQMYNAPVDVNKEHSMNWAVSGQQSTNEASNKSNVSNQWHKQNHDFQHQSSHLVQTSNADDTFASWPQPGNISASHVWRQPNVQSESTHSMQWSQLPSADNSFTENVPQNNNSTRYAANEWQQMHMASFNLVPTSTTVPTTIENIVHTPNNNEQENEKLTVASVASIVPPHESINYAKSSDVKSPIGEHHNLNVPSDDTPKSDSSKTVLISEKDDRSFAPTEELTSNFGQLNLGSKLGKHMDPLNELEVHSSSTEVKLQHPADFNIVNVRGNSVPDNMPVLPSDYVPSGKENSHSLDSQPVVSQEHLIPSTYQGAGKITDSVSQSGYDQWYNQNTLDNAWYAKDNPCPPSKQWNAPEQNVENYENIQQTSDFINVEVVAPTALKERDIYGSRDSINKETLDNDPKPNANPKDATSIRDFREEVNNVEVLSMQQQQQARLHPPLAEQMPDNYEFASNDRNTFLETGELTDSHQEHESTPPSQDDENDEVPNDIPFLREVPGQSSTIDPRRNDPTGQEHNIQTGQRLPDPRRNDPSGQEQSVQVRNVSDRVERRDVLPGQERNIPLLLRSDSDTLERRNDPSGRERSLPPQQSRNDPSGEERYQAQSQIMLELSETREVLGRGNEADEVVQQTDAELRQIPGGASSSDMTQLPDDRATGGRVVTGSPPEISPAVTAMQDQANETRNKREEAVGASLESESQGISSNRRDSYEDEEDEGSRNSRDESRERRRETSPDSRRRYEYEILRKNAHFDREREYDDNYYYERRLIGVNDRQYNSRDDFERRDVPYRDDERKHHSRDDLDRHGRDDIDRRVRGKEDVEERDSRRRLDDRRRDRNDDSRRRDRDSRDYDARYSRDPRDREYLDRDRRRDDRRPRRYDDYDIRDLYRRDYCDDPYGRSSRPSSRSSYNDRDREYYMRTRDPYYSYNGYSGYEYDYAHYGKNYYAYLENLRRTNPAAYTEWYHKYYTGQQQQQQQQQQQQHIARGAGNYPEDRASVHSGRSSCDDRTTGDKRTLGDMSLLEDSIITSRMTPTKFSTSHAYGGFSIGSLIHVQPSYPADGERAKVDIFRVDNLLSHDPVTRDLRLYPGPLINGVTHKKTIIEYCENKIKKAIVNEELIDRASYILLYELMIMLIQQNGNVVGVDIAGLLLRNKDNYPYDANKIRSQDVERRESQISQRSGATGSDGSTQDISTLSDKAETKQRKTVEQITDEFRDTLLYGRVQEALEYAMNEGLWGHALFLASKLDKRTHASVMTRFANSLPPHDPLQTLYQLHSGRVPAIVTCVADPRWDDWRPHLAMIISNTSANPEINRRSITTLGDTLFARGDIHAAHFCYILAQIDFGAYGINGVKLVLIGANHNKSYSEFFSMEAVMLTEIYEYARNLSDPTFTLVDLQTFKFDLTVKMIDCGLIEKALLYIEQIATNITNDSSKYKKSFIEAVYVLGDRIKYHDPVYKDAIEDAANVTWLIKLAEIVGKYQNEQTAETYGSCTMTENQEKTHEMKHPQQQSSLPSQSSQQQWNTLQPDYNDGPTSMMEVNSSEMQSDWQPLSLPTNIQDTYDSNAQYMRNVNESVQYQQPQQQDYWNQQPYYQNNYERNDSAPSNWQPAPNTTNDQAEGNNLQDKWNETEREDKTPTPELMQPTISMGPSTGKQYDPLEELDALEPRSAAKSAADTKKTTEKTAEKKPGNSGGSWLFGDLFSKLLPKPKNQMILPEDSNPKIVWDPVTKKWMDKDEDGDSNTGTLPPPPKTSDISFRAPAMERSPQTSLPNAQNEDTPTMDISKLSTSSNMYKQPKGRNMRANYVDIMNPGGKGNVAATSNAITPITSPLVPMATSSPQIFIPASINDPNAPVDFLTPTATPTAAAAAAAAAAAANVTDNTPSGKQNDVAK, encoded by the exons ATGAAT aatccTTATCGAGCTAGACCTACCAAATCTCGAGTAGATCATTCGGCTGCATATGGAATGCACAATCAGAACATGTGGATGCCCATGTCAAGGCCTCAGTCAGATGTTCCATTGAATGATACTACCCAGCAGTCTCTTACAAACCAATCAAAACATGTCAGTGATACATGGAAAGATCCCTGGGATTGGAATTTGGATCAACAGTCTGATTCTCAGCATCAGCAGCAACCACCATCGTTACCACCACCAccacagcagcagcaacaacatgCACAACCATCATCGTTACCACCAccacagcagcagcagcattACATACCTCCATATCAAAATCAAGGGCAGCTGATATCCGGTCCCGTACAAAATCATTATTACAAGAATGTGAATGGTAGCATGTCTGATGTACTTAATCAGAACTCCGTGTCGGGTAGAAATACTCCCAGATCAGAAACCGCACGTCAGACTGGACCAATGTACACGGATTCTTCTGTACCGTATTCGAATTACAATCAAAATCAGCAATATGCGTTGCCGCCACGACAGAATGCAAAATCCGGTTATGACCACGCTTCGTGGCCGAATGAACATCAGTCACAAAATGCAGCTTATACTCAGCAGAGACTTCCTCCTCAGCAAAAGGATCCATCACCGCCGATGCATCCGGCGCCAGTGCATTCACCACCGATGGCACcacataataattataactggAACCAGGATGACACAACGAATTTGTCGTTACAACGTAATTTACAGAATCACACTGACGTGGGAAATCAACGGCAGGATCAAAACATCCCACAGGAATTGCAGCAATCAATAGTTGACAATACGAGTAGTCAGTGCGCTCCATCATCGCAAATGTATAATGCGCCTGTCGACGTCAATAAGGAACATTCCATGAACTGGGCTGTCAGTGGGCAGCAAAGTACTAACGAAGCGAGTAATAAGTCTAATGTATCGAATCAGTGGCACAAACAAAATCACGATTTCCAACATCAATCGTCACATTTAGTACAAACGAGTAATGCAGATGACACATTTGCCTCTTGGCCTCAACCGGGCAATATTAGTGCCTCGCACGTTTGGAGACAGCCTAACGTGCAAAGCGAATCTACACATTCAATGCAATGGTCACAACTACCGAGTGCAGATAATTCGTTTACAGAGAACGTGCCACAGAATAATAATAGCACTAGATACGCAGCGAACGAGTGGCAACAAATGCACATGGCGTCATTTAATCTCGTTCCAACGTCTACAACTGTACCTACTACCATagaaaatattgtacatacGCCCAACAACAATGAACAGGAAAACGAAAAGTTAACAGTAGCTTCTGTCGCGAGTATCGTACCGCCTCACGAGTCAATCAATTATGCAAAATCGAGCGATGTTAAGTCACCGATCGGAGAACATCATAATTTAAACGTACCAAGTGACGACACGCCGAAGAGTGATTCTTCAAAAACCGTTCTTATTAGTGAGAAGGACGATCGTTCTTTTGCTCCTACAGAAGAATTAACTAGCAATTTTGGTCAACTTAATCTTGGAAGCAAGTTGGGAAAACATATGGATCCCTTAAATGAATTAGAAGTGCATTCGAGCTCCACAGAAGTGAAACTTCAACATCCTGCTGACTTTAATATCGTGAATGTCCGAGGTAATTCTGTTCCCGATAATATGCCTGTGTTGCCTTCGGATTATGTGCCaagcggaaaagaaaattctcaTTCTCTCGACAGTCAGCCAGTTGTTAGTCAAGAGCATCTAATACCGAGTACATATCAAGGTGCTGGTAAGATAACGGACAGTGTCTCGCAAAGCGGATACGATCAGTGGTACAATCAAAATACGTTGGACAATGCGTGGTATGCAAAAGATAACCCGTGTCCACCTTCTAAACAGTGGAACGCTCCCGAGCAGAACGTAGAGAATTACGAGAACATTCAACAAACGTCCGATTTTATAAATGTCGAGGTAGTTGCACCTACGGCGTTGAAAGAGCGCGATATCTACGGTTCGCGGGATTCcataaataaagaaacattAGACAACGATCCAAAGCCGAATGCGAATCCTAAAGACGCGACAAGCATCCGCGACTTTAGAGAAGAAGTTAACAACGTCGAGGTACTGTCGatgcagcaacagcagcaggcACGACTTCATCCACCTCTGGCGGAACAGATGCCGGATAATTATGAATTCGCTTCAAATGATAGAAATACATTTCTGGAGACTGGCGAGTTGACGGACTCGCATCAAGAACACGAATCAACGCCACCGAGCCAGGACGACGAAAACGATGAAGTGCCTAACGATATTCCCTTTTTGCGTGAAGTTCCAGGACAATCGAGCACTATAGATCCGAGGAGGAACGATCCTACAGGCCAGGAGCATAATATACAGACTGGGCAACGTCTGCCTGATCCTAGGAGAAACGATCCGTCGGGGCAAGAGCAAAGTGTGCAAGTCAGAAACGTATCCGACAGAGTAGAGCGCCGCGATGTTCTTCCAGGTCAAGAGAGAAATATTCCTCTGCTGTTACGAAGCGATTCGGATACGTTAGAGCGGAGAAACGATCCTTCGGGTAGAGAACGTTCTCTTCCGCCGCAGCAATCGAGAAATGATCCGTCGGGTGAAGAGAGGTATCAGGCTCAGTCGCAGATAATGTTAGAGCTTAGCGAGACCCGCGAAGTGCTCGGCAGAGGCAACGAAGCCGACGAAGTTGTGCAGCAAACGGACGCGGAACTCAGGCAGATACCAGGCGGAGCATCCTCCAGCGACATGACGCAGTTACCGGACGACAGAGCAACAGGTGGTAGAGTTGTTACTGGATCTCCTCCGGAGATTTCCCCGGCGGTGACCGCGATGCAGGATCAAGCGAATGAAACACGAAATAAACGCGAAGAAGCAGTAGGCGCGTCTCTGGAGAGCGAAAGTCAAGGCATTTCGTCAAATCGCCGGGATTCTTACGAGGACGAGGAAGACGAGGGGTCTCGCAACAGCCGGGACGAGAGCAGAGAGAGACGACGAGAAACCAGTCCCGATAGTCGCCGACGATACGAATACGAAATTCTACGGAAAAATGCACATTTCGATCGTGAACGTGAGTACGAtgacaattattattacgaacgGCGACTTATAGGCGTCAACGATCGTCAATATAATTCTCGTGACGATTTTGAGCGACGAGATGTTCCGTATCGAGACGACGAACGTAAGCATCATAGTCGCGACGACCTCGATCGACACGGTAGAGACGATATAGATAGGAGAGTCAGAGGAAAAGAAGATGTGGAGGAAAGAGATAGCAGGAGAAGATTAGATGATCGCAGGAGAGACAGAAATGACGATTCACGTCGCCGAGACAGAGATTCAAGAGATTACGACGCACGGTATTCTCGGGATCCAAGGGACAGAGAGTACCTGGATCGTGACAGAAGAAGGGACGATAGACGACCTCGAAGATACGATGATTACGATATTAGAGATCTATATAGAAGAGATTATTGCGACGATCCTTATGGAAGAag ttCTAGGCCTTCAAGCAGATCTTCTTATAATGATAGAGACCGTGAATACTATATGCGTACAAGAGATCcttattattcatataatg gATATAGTGGATATGAATATGATTATGCTCATTAtggcaaaaattattatgcataTCTTGAAAATCTACGTCGGACGAATCCTGCCGCCTACACTGAGTGGTATCACAAATATTATACCGgccaacaacaacaacaacaacagcagcagcagcagcagcataTTGCAAGAGGAGCCGGTAATTATCCAGAGGATAGAGCCAGCGTTCATTCCGGCCGTAGTTCCTGTGACGATAg AACTACTGGTGACAAACGAACTCTGGGTGATATGTCGCTATTAGAAGATTCAATAATTACTTCTCGAATGACACCGACTAAATTTTCGACGTCTCATGCATATG gGGGCTTTTCCATTGGGTCTTTGATACACGTACAGCCGAGCTATCCAGCTGACGGCGAAAGAGCTAAAGTGGATATTTTCCGCGTAGACAATTTACTCTCACATGATCCTGTTACACGCGATTTACGATTATATCCTGGACCTTTAATAAA TGGCGTGACGCACAAGAAGACTATCATAGAAtattgcgaaaataaaattaaaaaagcaatAGTGAATGAAGAATTGATAGATCGCGCTTCATATATCTTGCTATACGAGTTAATGATTATGCTTATTCAACAGAATGGa AACGTTGTCGGCGTCGATATCGCTGGGTTGTTGCTGcggaataaagataattatccttacgacgcgaataaaattagatcTCAAGATGTAGAACGCAGAGAATCGCAAATATCGCAACGATCTGGAGCGACAGGCAGCGATGGAAGTACCCAAGATATTTCGACGCTATCTGACAAAGCTGAAACAAAGCAGCGTAAAACTGTTGAACAGATAACAGATGAATTCAGAGATACGTTACTGTACGGACGAGTTCAAGAAGCATTAG AATACGCGATGAACGAAGGGCTTTGGGGTCATGCTCTCTTTCTGGCTAGTAAATTGGATAAGCGTACACATGCTTCTGTAATGACTCGTTTTGCAAACAGTTTGCCACCGCATGATCCATTACAGACTTTGTATCAACTGCATTCTGGTCGTGTGCCTGCTATTGTTacg TGCGTTGCGGATCCACGTTGGGACGATTGGCGTCCTCACCTAGCTATGATTATTTCTAACACCTCAGCCAATCCAGAAATTAATCGTCGATCAATAACAACTCTTGGAGACACGTTATTCGCGAGAGGTGACATTCACGCCGcacatttttgttatattctTGCCCAAATTGATTTTGGAGCTTACGGAATTAATGGAGTTAAACTCGTGTTGATCGGTGCTAATCATAATAAATCATATTCCGAGTTTTTCTCCATGGAAGCCGTTATGTTGACAGAGATTTATGAATATGCTCGTAACCTTAGCGATCCGACTTTCACATTAGTAGATCTTCAAACATTCAAGTTCGATCTAACTGTGAAAATGATAGACTGTGGATTAATTGAAAAAGCTTTATTGTACATCGAACAAATAGCAACCAATATTACGAATGACTCGTCGAAATACAAGAAGTCTTTTATTGAAGCAGTTTATGTATTGGGCGACCGAATCAAATATCATGATCCGGTCTATAAAGATGCAATTGAAGATGCTGCGAATGTAACGTGGCTCATTAAATTGGCGGAGATAGTTGGCAAATATCAG AACGAACAGACTGCGGAAACATACGGTTCTTGTACCATGACAGAGAATCAGGAAAAGACTCATGAAATGAAACATCCGCAACAACAATCATCATTACCGTCGCAATCGTCACAGCAGCAATGGAATACTCTTCAACCTGATTACAATGACGGGCCTACATCGATGATGGAAGTTAATTCGAGCGAAATGCAATCAGATTGGCAACCATTATCTTTGCCCACGAATATTCAAGACACATACGATTCGAACGCGCAATATATGAGAAACGTGAACGAATCTGTTCAATAtcagcagccgcagcagcaggATTATTGGAACCAGCAGCcgtattatcaaaataattatgaaagaaATGACAGTGCGCCGTCTAATTGGCAGCCCGCGCCAAACACTACCAACGATCAAGCTGAAGGAAATAACTTGCAAGACAAATGGAATGAG ACGGAAAGGGAAGATAAAACGCCTACACCTGAA ctCATGCAGCCGACAATCTCTATGGGACCGTCAACGGGTAAGCAGTACGATCCATTAGAAGAACTGGACGCTCTTGAGCCACGATCTGCCGCTAAATCTGCAGCAGACACGAAGAAAACGACCGAGAAAACAGCCGAAAAGAAACCCGGTAACAGTGGTGGCTCCTGGCTCTTCGGTGATTTATTTAGTAAATTGTTACCCAAGCCGAAAAATCAAATGATATTGCCGGAAGATAGCAATCCAAAG ATTGTATGGGATCCAGTCACCAAGAAATGGATGGATAAAGATGAAGACGGCGACAGTAATACCGGGACATTACCACCACCGCCAAAAACGTCTGATATAAGTTTCCGCGCGCCGGCGATGGAACGCAGCCCTCAGACGTCTTTACCGAATGCTCAAAACGAGGATACACCAACGATGGATATTTCGAAATTGTCTACTAGTAGCAATAtgtacaagcagccaaagggtAGAAATATGCGTGCCAATTACGTAGACATAATGAATCCCGGCGGAAAAGGTAACGTCGCTGCAACATCTAATGCGATCACCCCTATAACGTCTCCACTCGTACCTATGGCTACCTCGTCCCCGCAGATCTTCATCCCTGCCTCAA TTAATGATCCGAACGCTCCTGTGGATTTTCTAACTCCGACAGCAACaccaacagcagcagcagcagcagcagcagcagcagcagcagcaaacgTCACCGATAACACTCCA TCGGGGAAGCAGAATGATGTAgccaaataa